Below is a genomic region from Actinomadura sp. NAK00032.
ATGTGGGCGCGCATTTCGGTGGCGGCGGTCTGGGCGTCTCCGGTGCGGAGGGCGGCCAGGATCCGGGCGTGGTCGCGGACGGCGAGGGCGGGCCAGCCGGGGAGCCGGCCGTACAGGCCGCGCGGGGCGTAGCGGGCCACGGTCCCGAGCGACCAGGCGAGCTTCGGGGAGTCGGCGGCCAGGTTGATCTCCCGGTGGAAGAGGTGGTCGTACTCCTCGACGAGGTCGGGGCGGCGGGCGGCCGTGGCGCGTTCCAGCGCGCGGTGGAGGGCGGCCAGTTCGCGGAGGGCGGCGGCGCCGATCCGCGGGGTGGCGCGTGCGGCGAGTTCGGCGGCGATGCCTGCCTGCACCCAGAACAGGTCCTGGACGTCCCGCTTCGACAGCGGCGCGACGACGAACCCGCGGCGCGGCTCCAGCACGACGAACCCCTCGCTGCGCAGCGACTTCAGCGCCTCCCGGACGGGGGTGACGCTGATGCCGAACTCCACGGCGAGGCGCTCCAGCCGCAGGTGGTCGCCGGGGCGGAGCCGGCCGTCCATGATCAGCTCGCGGATGCGGGCGGCGGCCTCGTCGCTCAGCTGCGGCCGGGTGCCGAGCGCCCGCCGGGGCGGGGGGAGGGGGGCGGGTAGGGCCACGGCGGTACTCCCGTCCGGGCCCTTCCGCGGCCGAGCCCCGCGGTGGTCGAGGGCCCTGCCCTCATGGTTCCCGCTCCCGGCCCGTTTCAGCCCCGGCCGGTACCAGCCGGTCCGGTGGGGTCAGAGCGTGAC
It encodes:
- a CDS encoding GntR family transcriptional regulator — encoded protein: MALPAPLPPPRRALGTRPQLSDEAAARIRELIMDGRLRPGDHLRLERLAVEFGISVTPVREALKSLRSEGFVVLEPRRGFVVAPLSKRDVQDLFWVQAGIAAELAARATPRIGAAALRELAALHRALERATAARRPDLVEEYDHLFHREINLAADSPKLAWSLGTVARYAPRGLYGRLPGWPALAVRDHARILAALRTGDAQTAATEMRAHIVRAGALLTTHLEHQGMWPTADRPPLSPADSLAHDRPAAPGDPAV